The genomic window GAATCCCAGTACGGCAAGCCGGACCGCATTGTCTCGGCGCTGGATATCATGCTCGAAGGCCCCATAGGTGGTGCGGCTTTCAACAACGAATTTGGCCGCCCGGCCCTGACGGGCTACTTCCGTACCTTTGAGCAGCGCGTCAACGGTGCTGCCGGCGAGGAAGTGCGTGGTTACCACAAGCCCATCATGCTGGCGGGTGGTCTGGGCAATATCCGTGGGGATCATGTCGAAAAAGGCGAGATCCAGACCGGCGCCAAGCTGGTGTGCCTCGGCGGGCCTGCCATGCAGATCGGTCTGGGCGGCGGGGCGGCATCGTCCATGTCCTCCGGCACTTCTTCCGAAGATCTGGATTTTGCATCGGTGCAGCGTGGCAACCCCGAGCTGGAGCGCCGCTGCCAGGAAGTCATCGATCAGTGCTGGCAGATGGGCGACGTCAACCCCATCGCCTTTATTCATGACGTCGGCGCGGGCGGTCTGTCCAATGCCTTCCCCGAGCTGGTAAAGGACGGCGGTCGCGGCGGTGATTTCGGGCTGCGCAATATCAACAGTGACGAGCCTGGCATGACGCCGCTGGCCATCTGGTGCAACGAGGCGCAGGAACGCTATGTGCTGGCGGTGCAACCGCAGGACATGGCGCGCTTCGAAGCTATCTGTGCCCGTGAGCGCTGCCCCTATGCCATCGTCGGTGAGGCGACGCAAGAGCATCACCTGACGCTTGGCGATACGCATTTTGATAACAAGCCGGTGGATCTGCCGATGAGCGTGCTCTTCGGCAAGCCGCCGAAGATGCACCGCAGCGTGCAGCGCAGCAGCTACGAGGTGGCCGAGTTCTCGACCGATGGTATCGTGCTGGGTGAAGCGGTTGAGCGCGTGCTGCGTCTGCCGGCGGTGGGTTCCAAGTCTTTCCTGATCACCATTGGCGACCGCTCCATTACCGGCCAGGTGGCCCGTGACCAGATGGTCGGTCCCTGGCAGGTGCCGGTGGCGGACTGTGCCGTCACCACTTCGGCCTACGATACCTATGCTGGTGAAGCCATGGCGCTGGGCGAGCGTACGCCGCTGGCGCTGGTGGATGGCCCGGCTTCCGGGCGCATGGCCATCGGCGAGACCCTGACCAACCTGGCGGCGGCGCGCATTGGCGAGATCGGCGAAGTGCGGCTGTCGGCCAACTGGATGTGTGCTGCCGGTCACCCGGGTGAAGATGAAAAACTCTATGACACAGTGCGTGCCGTTGGCATGGAGCTGTGCCCGCAGCTGGGCATTACCGTGCCGGTGGGCAAGGATTCCATGTCCATGCGTACTGTCTGGGATGACAATGGCGAGCAGAAGAGCGTTACTGCACCACTGTCGCTGATTATTTCCGGCTTTGCGCCGGTGCTGGATGCGCGCAAGACACTGACGCCGCAACTGCGTACCGACAAGGGCGAAACCGATCTGATCCTGCTGGATCTGGGTAACGGCCAGAACCGCCTGGGACTGTCTGCGCTGGCGCAGGTGTATAGCCAGGTCGGTCAGTCGGTACCGGATGTGGATGATGCCGATCAGTTGGCAGCGTTCTTTGCCGCCATTCAGGAGTTGAACGAGCAGGATCTGCTGCTGGCGTACCATGACCGTTCTGATGGTGGTCTGCTTGCGACCGTGGCTGAAATGGCCTTTGCCGGTCATGCCGGTGTGGATCTGCATCTTGATCTGCTGGCGGCGGATGCATCCGAAATCGCGGCGGCGCTTTTTGCCGAAGAGCTTGGTGCCGTGGTGCAGGTCTCCAGGGCTGATACCGAAACCGTACTGACGGAGCTTAACGCTGCGGGTCTGGGCGATATTGCCAAGGTTATAGGTTCGCTGAATGACGACGATCAGCTGTGTATTCACTTCGATGACGAAGAAGTGTACAGCGCTGCACGCATTGAGCTGCAGCGGGTCTGGTCTGAAACCTCCTACCGCATTCAGGCGCTGCGTGATAACTCCGAATGTGCCCAGCAGGAATTCGATACCCTGCTGGATGCGGCGGATCCTGGTCTGCATGCCGAGCTGAGCTTTGATCAGAACGAAGATGTGGCAGCGCCTTTCATTAATACCGGTGCGCGTCCGCGCATTGCGGTGCTGCGTGAGCAGGGCGTTAACGGTCAGGTGGAGATGGCGGCGGCCTTTGACAAGGCCGGCTTTGCGGCGGTGGATGTGCACATGAGTGACATCATTTCCGGGCGTCGCACGCTGGAAGAGTTCAAGGGCCTGGTGGCCTGCGGCGGCTTCTCCTACGGTGACGTACTGGGCGCCGGTGAAGGCTGGGCCAAGTCGATACTGTTCAACGCTGTCGCGCGGGAGCAGTTCGAAGCCTACTTCAACCGTACCGATACCTTTGCGCTGGGTATCTGTAACGGCTGTCAGATGCTATCCAACCTGCATGAGCTGATTCCGGGCGCAGGACTCTGGCCGCACTTCGTGCGTAATATGTCCGAGCAGTTCGAAGCCCGCGTCGCCATGGTGGAGGTGCAGCAGAGTGCGTCCATTCTGCTGCAGGGGATGCAGGGTTCGCGCATGCCGATCGCTATTGCCCATGGTGAGGGCCGTGCGGAGTTCCGTGACGAAGCGCACCTGATCGGATTGCAGGGTGCTGGAGACATTGCGCTGCGCTATGTGGATAACTATGGCCGCGTGACCGAGCAGTATCCGGCCAACCCGAACGGCTCGCCGGTCGGTATTGGTGGTGTGACCACGGCGGATGGCCGTGTCACCATCATGATGCCGCATCCGGAGCGTGTGTTCAGGGCTGTGCAGAACTCCTGGGCGCCGGACGCCTGGGAAGAAGACGGCGCCTGGATGCGCATGTTCCGCAATGCCCGCGTCTGGGTTGGCTAAACCGCTTTCCCTCGCTCGAAACTAAAACGGCAGCCCTCGGGCTGCCGTTTTTTGTACAGGGATGTACTTATCCTACGGGCGCATGGATGCGCTGGAGTAGGGTTTATACAGGGACGTATGTATCCCGCGTGCGCATGGATGCGCAGGAGCGGGGTTTACAGGGACGTACTTTATTGTTATTTGCTCCTGCAATAACAATAGTCCCGCCATCCCTGGCGGTCATCCTACTAGCGCATGGGGTCTGCAGCTGCGAGCTGGAATCACAGGCACAAAAAAAGCCGGCAGATGCCGGCTTTTTTACCGCTTAAGAAAGATTACATGTCTTTCTTGTCACCGGAGATCTGC from Marinobacterium aestuarii includes these protein-coding regions:
- the purL gene encoding phosphoribosylformylglycinamidine synthase, whose product is MLVLRGAPALSAFRHEKLLSALQSKVAAVTALYGEFIHFADLKQELADSQRNVLDRILRYGPKAEAGEPQGELVLVVPRPGTISPWSSKATDIARNCGLSDVKRLERGVAYYIQSSQALDQADRALIRAELQDRMVEAVLGSLDEAAQLFVEDVPQPLSRVDVLGGGRDALAQANTALGLALADDEIDYLVDSFKGLDRNPTDVELMMFAQANSEHCRHKIFNASWDIDGEEQDRSLFAMIRNTHELGGEGVLSAYKDNAAVIVGSRAGRFYPDAESREYGANQEDIHILIKVETHNHPTAIAPHPGAATGSGGEIRDEGATGRGGKPKAGLTGFSVSDLNIPGFVQPWESQYGKPDRIVSALDIMLEGPIGGAAFNNEFGRPALTGYFRTFEQRVNGAAGEEVRGYHKPIMLAGGLGNIRGDHVEKGEIQTGAKLVCLGGPAMQIGLGGGAASSMSSGTSSEDLDFASVQRGNPELERRCQEVIDQCWQMGDVNPIAFIHDVGAGGLSNAFPELVKDGGRGGDFGLRNINSDEPGMTPLAIWCNEAQERYVLAVQPQDMARFEAICARERCPYAIVGEATQEHHLTLGDTHFDNKPVDLPMSVLFGKPPKMHRSVQRSSYEVAEFSTDGIVLGEAVERVLRLPAVGSKSFLITIGDRSITGQVARDQMVGPWQVPVADCAVTTSAYDTYAGEAMALGERTPLALVDGPASGRMAIGETLTNLAAARIGEIGEVRLSANWMCAAGHPGEDEKLYDTVRAVGMELCPQLGITVPVGKDSMSMRTVWDDNGEQKSVTAPLSLIISGFAPVLDARKTLTPQLRTDKGETDLILLDLGNGQNRLGLSALAQVYSQVGQSVPDVDDADQLAAFFAAIQELNEQDLLLAYHDRSDGGLLATVAEMAFAGHAGVDLHLDLLAADASEIAAALFAEELGAVVQVSRADTETVLTELNAAGLGDIAKVIGSLNDDDQLCIHFDDEEVYSAARIELQRVWSETSYRIQALRDNSECAQQEFDTLLDAADPGLHAELSFDQNEDVAAPFINTGARPRIAVLREQGVNGQVEMAAAFDKAGFAAVDVHMSDIISGRRTLEEFKGLVACGGFSYGDVLGAGEGWAKSILFNAVAREQFEAYFNRTDTFALGICNGCQMLSNLHELIPGAGLWPHFVRNMSEQFEARVAMVEVQQSASILLQGMQGSRMPIAIAHGEGRAEFRDEAHLIGLQGAGDIALRYVDNYGRVTEQYPANPNGSPVGIGGVTTADGRVTIMMPHPERVFRAVQNSWAPDAWEEDGAWMRMFRNARVWVG